The Elusimicrobiota bacterium genome contains the following window.
ATGAACCAGGCGCACCTGGGCCAGGCGCTGGGACATCTGATCGACAACGCGGTCAAGTTCACCCCGCCCGGCGGCTGGGTGAAGGTCAAGGCGCGGGGCTCGAAGGGCGGGGCGGTCATCGTCGTCGAGGACAGCGGCATCGGCATCCCGCGCGCCGAGCTGCCGCGCGTCTTCGACCGCTTCTTCCGCGTCGCGAAGGGCGCGCAGTCGGGCAGCCCCGGCCTCGGACTGCACCTGGTCAAGAAGCTCGTCGGGGCCTACGGGGGACGCGTGTCGGCGCGCAGCCGCCTCGCGCGCGGGTCGGCCTTCAGCGTCGCCCTGCCGGCCGCGGCGGCCGGGGGCCGTTAGAAGAAAAGGATGCTGCCGAAGGTGAGCGCCGCGCCGATGATCATCTTGCGGGCGTCGTTGTGCCTGCGGCCGTAGCCGAGGTAGAACATCCCGGCCAGGCCCATGACCGTGCTCCCGCCGAGCTTGGCGTAGGTCATCGGGTCGGCGGCGATCGTCGGCAGAGCGGGACCGGCGACCGTCCCCGTCGAGAGGCCCTGCTCGAGCGTCGGCAGGGAACCCTCGCCCGGCATGAGGACGGACTTGAGGTCCATCAGCGGTAGTAGCCGTCGCGGTTGTACAGGAAGTAGGCGTCCGAGTGCTGCAGGCGCGGCAGGCGCACGAAGCGGTCGCCTTTCGGGTCCGACTCCTCGGCCAGGCCGAAGGGGAGCTTGGGCTTCTCGTCGCGCTTGGTCTCGGGCTCCTTGACGATGCCGGTCTCGCGGATCTCGTGCACGACGTGGTCGATCCACTTGAGCTTGACCGCGGCGTCCGCGAACTCCTCCCAGTCGCCGTCCACGTTCCGCTTGTACATCTCGGCCGTGAACTTGTCGAGGCCCGTGCCCATCTTCCGCGCGATCGGCTCGCGAAGCCGGCGGTCCCATTCCTTCATGATGTCGAGCTGCTGCTTCTGCTGGGTGGGGTTGCCGAACGAGACGCCCCACGCCTGATGATGCAGGATGACGGCGTTCGGGTAGGCGTACGAGTGCGGGGCGAGCGTCGCGATCGTCGCCGCCATGCTGGCCGCGTAGGACTTCACGACGACGTGGACGGGCGCCTTGCTCGCCTGCATCGCCTTGAGGATGCGGTAGCCCTCCATCACCGAGCCGCCGGGGCTGCGGTCGATGACGAGGAAGATCGGGAACTCCTCGGACTTGTTGTTGAAGTAGTGGATGCGCTCCGTCACGAAGTCCGCCGTGCCGTAGACGATCGGTCCCTCGATGGAGATGCGGCGGTCGCTGATCGTCAGGACGCCGTTCTTGAACGGCTCCTTCACGTAATCGGGCTCCCGGTTGGCCTGCTTCCGCCAGACCTCCTTCTTCTCGCGCAGCTCCAGGTCCGCCTTGATCGACACGGTCTTGTTGTCGGCGAGGTCCGCCTCCTGGCGGAGCTTGCGCGCCTGGAAGTCGAGGTCCTGCACGATGAGATCGCGACGAAGCTTCTCCGCGTCCGCCTTGATCAGCTCGGCGTTGAGCTTCTCGCGCGCGAGCTCGTTCTCGAGGCGCGCCTTGTCGCGCTGGTGGCGCAGCTCGGCCGCGCTCCGGATGAACTTCTCCTCCTCGATCTGGCCCTTGAGCTGGAGCGTCTTCTGCTCGTGCTCGACCGGGGCGAACTCGGCGCGGAGCTTCTCCGCCAGGAGGGTGTTGCGAAGGACGGCCTCGTCCCGCTCCTCGGTCAGCGCGCGCATCCGCTGCAGGAACTCCTGCTGCCTGATCGTGTTGACGGTCGTGATCTTATCGAGCTGGATGCGCTCCTCGGTCGGCGCGCCCGGGATCGCCGGCAGGATCGAGCTCGAGCCTCCGCCGTTGGACACCGTCACCAGCGTCCCCGCGCCGCCGGACGGGCTCGAGGGGGCCGCGGCCGCGGCGATCAGCGGATCGGCGGAGGAGGCTCCCGCGCCGGCCGGCGCGACGGGCTCGGACCGGCGCGGAGCCTTGGCCGCTTTCGCCGCCTTGGCCGTTTCCGGGGAGGCGAGCACCTGGGCGGGCAGCGGAGCGGACGAGAAAAGCATCAGCGCGGCGAGAGCGAGTCGGACGGAATTCATGGGCGGGATTCTCCTGGTACCCGCTAAGGATAGAGGGTGCGCCGCCGTTGCGCAAGGCCCGGTTTCGACGGCCTCATCGGCCGAGAAGGAAGCGCAGGAGGCCGCGCGAGGCGACGATGGAATCCGGCAGCGGCTGCGCGAGGCCGCCCCGCCAGCTTTCAGGGCCGGTCTCCGCCTGTTCGAGCCGCCGGCGCTCGAGCTCGAGCCTGCGCTTCTCCTTGCCGCGCGCCACGTCCAGGCCGCCGCCTCGGATGAACGCCGCGATGCGGCGAATCTCGTCGAGATCGAACCAGACCCCATGGGGCTTGCAGGCGTCGAGGATCACGCCCGAGCAGCCGGCGAAGTTGAAGCGGTTCATGAGCTCGGCGCAGACCGGACAAGGTCGATAGACGATGGGCGACGACAGGGGGTCGGACGCCGTCGGAGCCCTCAGGACCGAGCCCTCGCCGAGATACGCCGCTTGGACCTCGCGTTCCTCGCAGATCGCGCGGAACGATGCGGGATCGGTCCACACGCCTCCGCACCGCGCGCAACCGGACAGCCTCGCGTTCCCCAGCGAACGGGAGGACAGCGGCTCGCGGCAGGACGGGCAGGCCGCCTCGAGGTCCGGCGCCTCGGCGCGGGAGCCGCAGCGCGCGCAGTCGCGAGCCTCCTTGAAAGTCCAATCGAAGCACCACGGGCATCGGATGGGATGCAGGGCGGCGCGGCAATGCCCGCACATCGGCGCCTCCGGGGCGACCGGGGCGCCGCACGAGGGACACCTGAGGGAGGCGGCCTCGGTCATGCGTGCTCGCGGATCAGATGGGCGACCCAGGCGCCCAGCGGGAGCAGGACGGCGAGCAGGAGCAGGGGATGCGCGCCCCCGAAGGTGATCGACGGATAGTGGTTGCTCAGCATGAGGAAGAGCAGCGGCATCGACATCAAGGTGTTGTGCTTCGAGCAGCGCTTGGCCTCGAGCGAGAGCTCCGGGCGGGGCTCGCCGTTCGCCTCGGAGATCGCCATGATCTTCTTCTGGTTCGGGATGATGGTCATCCAGACGTTCGTCATCATGACCGTGCCCATCATCGCGCCCACATGGAGGTAGGCGGCGCGGTCGCTGAGGACGTTCAGCAGCGCCCAACCCGAGGCCGCGAGGAACAGGTACCAGACGAGCCCCCCGCCGATCTCGGTGCGGCCGAACGGCGTCTTCCAGATCAACCGATAGGCCCCGACGGCGCCCGTCAACGCCCCGGCCGAGACGAGTATGCCCTGCCAGCGGGGCAGCTCGGAGCCGTAATCGAGCAATGACGCTCCCGCCCAGTAGGTCAAGGACAGCAGGAGGAACCCGGACAGCCAGGTCAGCATCGCCTCCCACTTGAACCAGTGCAGGACGCGCGGCATGTCCTCGGGCCACTTCTGCTTCTCGACGAGATAGAAGCCGCCGCCGTGCACCATCCACAGCTCGCCGGAGATGTTCGGCTTGTCGGCGGCCTTGGGCGGCGGATCGAAGGCCTTCTCCATCCAGTTGAACAGGTAGGTCTGGCCGATCCACATGATCCCGGTGATCGCGTGGGTCCAGCGCAGGATCAGGCTCAGCCACTCTTGGAGGTCGCTCATGGTCTAGAATTCGTCCTTGGGATCGGTCTTCGCCAACGACAAGAGGTAGTCCGCCAGGGCGCTCAGCTCGGCCGCGTCGAGGACGCCGTCCCAGCCCGGCATGTTCACTTCCGCGGGAGGCCCGCCGTGGATCTCGGGCACCACGCCGCGCTTGATCTTCACGATGAGCTCGTCCTTCTTATAAGTGCCCATCAGCGGAGCCAGCGCCGGGATGACGCCCCCGTGCGCGCCCGGGTTCGGGTGCCCGCCGCGGCCCGCGGTCCCGTGGCAGGCGACGCAGCCGGCGCGCACGTAGATCCCGCGGCCGTCGCCGCCGGACGCCCACGGGCGGGAATCCCCCCAAGCCTGGCCCTTCTGCGCGGAGAGGAAATCGGCCAAAGCGGCGCGGCCGGAGGCGCTCAGGCCCTGCTCCGGCATCTCTGTGTCGTGCTTGTACGCGCGCGGGCTCGCGAGCCATTTCTCGAGCCAGACTCTCGGCCGGCGGTGCCCGACGAGAGTCAGGTCCGGGCCGGAGTTCCCCCCGCGAGGGCCGATCTTGTGGCAGGCGCGGCAGCCGTGCGCGTCGAACAACGCGGCGGGGTTCGCCGCGGACGCCGTGGACGCGAGAAACAAAACGGCCAGAAACACGCGCATGCGGGATTCTATCATTCGCGTCAAAAAATAGTCTCATAAAACGGCATTATCCGGACGTGCGTTCCGCGCCGAAATCGGTATACTCGGCTCAGCTCGTGCAGACGCTCGGAGGAGAGATGAAAACGGTTCTCGTCGTCCTTGCCTTGCTGTCGCCGGCCGCGCAAGCCGCCCCCGGCCCGATCGACTGCTACGCGGCGGCCAAGCCGCTGACGAGCTATCCGCCGCTGCTCTGCGCCGGCGCGGCGACGGACGCTCCGGCCGCCTGCTTCCCCGAGGCCAAGAAGGTCACCGACTACCCCGCCTTGCTGTGCTCGGGCGCCGCGTCGAACGCGCCCGTGGACTGCTGGAAGGCCGCGAGCCGGATCACGAACTTCCCCGCGCTGCTGTGCGCGCGGGCGGAGTCCCACGCTCCGGCGATCTGCTTCGCCTCGGCGAAGAACGTCACCGGCTATCCCGCCTTGCTCTGCTCGGGGGCGCGGTCGAACGCGCCGCTCGCCTGCTTCGCCGCCGCCAAAGCGGTGACGAACTTCCCGGCGATGCTGTGCGCGGGCGCGGAGTCCGACGCGCCGGTCGCCTGCTTCGCCGCGGCCAAGGGCCTGACGGATTATCCGGCGCTGCTGTGCGCCGGCGCGAACTCGAACGCCCCCGTCGACTGCTTCAAGGCGGCGAAGGGCCTGACGCAGTACCCCGCGCTGCTGTGCTCGGGCGCGACGGACGCCTCGCCGATCGACTGCCTGAAGGCCTCGAACGGGGTGACCGACAACCCGGCCGTCCTCTGCTCGGCGAACGGCGCCTTCAAGGCGGTCACGCGGGAAGACATCCACTCCTCCTGGGACCTTCCGTACCCGATGCGCTTCCCGCATCCGTACCCGTTCCGCTATCCGTTCCCCGACCTGAACCGCGACCCGAGCCGGGCGCCGGCGCCGACTACGCCGAGCGCGGCCGCCGTCTTCGCCGGCTTCTAGGTCCGGCCGCGAGCGGCCGGACACAGCCGCCTCAGCGGAAGTCCGTCAGCGGCTAGATAAGATGGACGAGCCGTAC
Protein-coding sequences here:
- a CDS encoding ATP-dependent Clp protease proteolytic subunit encodes the protein MNSVRLALAALMLFSSAPLPAQVLASPETAKAAKAAKAPRRSEPVAPAGAGASSADPLIAAAAAPSSPSGGAGTLVTVSNGGGSSSILPAIPGAPTEERIQLDKITTVNTIRQQEFLQRMRALTEERDEAVLRNTLLAEKLRAEFAPVEHEQKTLQLKGQIEEEKFIRSAAELRHQRDKARLENELAREKLNAELIKADAEKLRRDLIVQDLDFQARKLRQEADLADNKTVSIKADLELREKKEVWRKQANREPDYVKEPFKNGVLTISDRRISIEGPIVYGTADFVTERIHYFNNKSEEFPIFLVIDRSPGGSVMEGYRILKAMQASKAPVHVVVKSYAASMAATIATLAPHSYAYPNAVILHHQAWGVSFGNPTQQKQQLDIMKEWDRRLREPIARKMGTGLDKFTAEMYKRNVDGDWEEFADAAVKLKWIDHVVHEIRETGIVKEPETKRDEKPKLPFGLAEESDPKGDRFVRLPRLQHSDAYFLYNRDGYYR
- a CDS encoding zf-TFIIB domain-containing protein, whose translation is MTEAASLRCPSCGAPVAPEAPMCGHCRAALHPIRCPWCFDWTFKEARDCARCGSRAEAPDLEAACPSCREPLSSRSLGNARLSGCARCGGVWTDPASFRAICEEREVQAAYLGEGSVLRAPTASDPLSSPIVYRPCPVCAELMNRFNFAGCSGVILDACKPHGVWFDLDEIRRIAAFIRGGGLDVARGKEKRRLELERRRLEQAETGPESWRGGLAQPLPDSIVASRGLLRFLLGR
- a CDS encoding urate hydroxylase PuuD, whose amino-acid sequence is MSDLQEWLSLILRWTHAITGIMWIGQTYLFNWMEKAFDPPPKAADKPNISGELWMVHGGGFYLVEKQKWPEDMPRVLHWFKWEAMLTWLSGFLLLSLTYWAGASLLDYGSELPRWQGILVSAGALTGAVGAYRLIWKTPFGRTEIGGGLVWYLFLAASGWALLNVLSDRAAYLHVGAMMGTVMMTNVWMTIIPNQKKIMAISEANGEPRPELSLEAKRCSKHNTLMSMPLLFLMLSNHYPSITFGGAHPLLLLAVLLPLGAWVAHLIREHA
- a CDS encoding cytochrome c, whose amino-acid sequence is MRVFLAVLFLASTASAANPAALFDAHGCRACHKIGPRGGNSGPDLTLVGHRRPRVWLEKWLASPRAYKHDTEMPEQGLSASGRAALADFLSAQKGQAWGDSRPWASGGDGRGIYVRAGCVACHGTAGRGGHPNPGAHGGVIPALAPLMGTYKKDELIVKIKRGVVPEIHGGPPAEVNMPGWDGVLDAAELSALADYLLSLAKTDPKDEF